DNA sequence from the Streptomyces canus genome:
ATCACCGTCCCCAGCCAGGTTGACCATCCGGTACTCATAGCTGTCTGGGAACGCCGTCATCTGCTGAGCCAGGTTCTCTACGATGGCGTCGACGCCGACCGCCGGCGGCATACCGACGTTGTGGTACACGGCGTCGGCAGTGAAGAAACGGCGCAGGACCTCCGCGTCACGTTTGACCATCAGGTCACAGAACTCGCTCACCAGCGTTGTGTTGGTGCTCATCATGTCCTCCGAATCAGTCCACATACAACCTGTATGTGGACCATACTGAGGGCATGTCGAACGAGCAACCCCCCACCCGGGCCTCCGCGATCGCGCAGCGGTCAGAGGCCACCCGCGCGGCCCTACTCGAGGCGGCCAGGCGCCTGTTCGTGACCAAGGGCTACTTCAACACCGGGACCGAGGAGATCGTGGCCGAAGCGGGGGTCGGGACGAGGGGTGCGCTCTACCACCACTTCAACGGCAAGAAGGCGCTCTTCCACGCGGTATTCGAAGCCGTCGAGACCGAGCTCTTGACCGCCGCCTCAGGCGCAGACCAGATCGGCAGCGCCGCCGAACAGCTCAGATCCGGGCTGCTCGGATTCCTCGACGCTGCCGCCAGCCACCGTGACGTGCAGCAGATCCTCCTCATCGACGGACCCGCCGTCCTCGGCTGGCAACAATGGCGCACCCTGGAGGAAAAGTACGGACTCGGCGCCATCCGCACCCTCCTCGAACGCGCCGTCACCGAAGGCACCATCGCCCCACAACCCCTCGACGCGCTCGCCCACATCCTGCTCGCAGCACTCGACGAGGCGGCCCTCTACATCGCCAACGCCCCCGACCCCGACACAGCCAAAGAAGAATCCGCCACCGCCATGGAACGACTCCTCCGCGGCATCAGCGCATAACCCCAGACGCGATCTCATCACCCAGTCCAACCGGGGACGCTTCCAGCGATCGAGCGCACCCACTCCCTCTACCACATTCGTGCAACACGACACCGGCGAAGCACGACAGGCGACGATCATTGACGAACACGTCGACCGCAGCTCAGAAGCCATAGCCCTGCTGCGCCGCTGGTCACCCCAGACCCGAATAAGGTCAGGGGGGCGCGCTCAGCCGATGACCTCGACACGGTACGGGTCGGGATCTACGTCCGGCGGTTGACCGACGACGAACACCAGCCCTACTCCGTCGAAGCCCAAGACAACCGCCTAGAGTCCTATGTGGACTCACAACCGGACTGGCGGTCGGCTGGACCGGTACCGGCTTCGCCCACCGCTCGTTGAGCTGGCCGTGGGACATACCCACCGACACGCTGCTCGCGCCTGCGTGTCGCCTGGCACGGTCCCTGCCAGGTGCCCCACTCCCGCCCCTGCCGGCCGACACTGGGACGGCAGCGCCCGCGTCACCCACCGCCCCCGCCCCCTGCGGGTGACCGCCACCAGTCCCAGCCACCTGCTGCGCGCCGGCCAGCACGGCGGTTGCCGCCAGTGCGGCAACCGCATCGACCTCTACCCGCGCACCGACCAGCGGCCCATCGCCCTGCACCCTGCCGAACTGGCCGCCGCCCACGTCCCCGAATCGTGCCGCTGGCACCTGAGCGGCGGCATCGCCCACCCGCACGGCGACGGCAGCGCGTGGTGCCGCATCCCGCATGCCGTGCTCTGCCCGCGCCGCACCCCCACCTGCCGGATGAGCCCCTGCCTCAAGGCGCTGTGCCGCCAACTCGCCGTCCGTACCCGCCGTCTGACCGACACCGGCGCCTTCACCCCCGCCCTGCCCGCTGGCGGCGCACCGGCCGCCGACACCGACATCCCTGACCGACCCGTCGTGCAGATGCTGCTGTGCCGCTACCTTGCCGAGCGCCCCGTCGAGGGCCTGCGCTGCGTGGCCCAGACCCGCCACCGTCACCGCTGTATGAACCCGGTCCTTGCCTCCACCGGCCCGGCCGGGACCTGGAGACTGCTGCCCACCGGTCCCCAGCGAGGCCAACTCGCCCTGTCCGACACGCCGCAGCCGGGTCCGCCCACCGCGCTCAGTGCCGGCCTCTACCCGCGGCCGCCTGCGGCTTCGCCCTTGCGGTGGTCGGGCCGCCTGGCCGTAGCGGTCCGTGCCGGGTGGGTCGTCACCGCGCAGCGGGCGAAGTCGACGTCCAGGTGCGGGTCGTACGTCTCGGGCCAGGTTCGAGTTCATGGGCGGAGTACTCGCCGAAGCGCGGATGCGCTCGGTCAGGTACGGCGAGATGCGGGCCAGGTCCTCCGGGCCGATCTCCCAGCCCTCTTCCAGTGACTGCCGGACGATCTCCGCCGCCGCGCCGCGAGGTCCAGGGCGTTGTGGTCTCGGCGAATTGGCGGAAGGTGTACTGGCCGGACTCAACCGGCTGTCTGGGCGCCGGACTCGGCGAACGCCGACGGGGGAGCCGGACTGGTCCGCGACGTGTGCGAGACCTCGGCGGGCGCGTGGTTCGACCGGTGGACGGCGCCGGTGAACCGCGCAGCTGTTCAGGCGTCCTGTGCGGGCACGGTGTCATCGCCGGCTACGGGACGACCGCCGATCAGCACCAGCCGTACCAGCTCGGCGTCCAAGAGGGCCAGTGCCTGGGCCACGGGGGCGCGCAGCAGCACCAGATCGGCCGGCGTCCCGGGGCGGATCCGCTGTGGCGAGTCGCCCGGCCGACGGGCGGTGGAGAGGTAGCCCTTAAGTGCCTGGGCGGGAGTGAGCCGTTCGCCGGAGCCGAGGACCGTGCCCGAGCCTGTGCGCCGCTGCACGGCGGCGCGCATGACCGCCCAGGGGTCGATGGGCCCGTAGGGGGCGTCGCTGGACAGGCCCACCGGGATCCCGGCCGCCCGCAGCGACGCGCAGCGGTACAGGTCGCCGTGCTCGTCGGCGGGTGTGCCGCGCCGGTAGTCGTCGCCGCGGTCGGTGAGGAAGCCGGGCTGGGTCACCACCCGCAGGCCCAGGCGCCGTAGGGCGGGCAGGACTTCGCAAGGAGTCAGGGACGCGTGTTCGAGCCGGTCGCCGGGGAGCGTACCCACTTCCTCCAGTACCGCCAGGAGCAGCAGGATCGCTTCGCGGGTCACACAGTGCACGGCGACCGGCCTGCCGGTCCGGTGCGCCGCCTCGACGGCTTCGGCGAGTTCGTCGAAGCCGGGCAGCGCCGAGTCGGCGATGACGATCTTCCACGGGCCGGATCGCGGACCGGACCGTTCGGGCGGGCTGCCGGTGAGCGGTGCGCCGAGCAGATGCACCCGTTGCGGCAGTTCTTGGCGGGCCATCGCCTCGGACACGGCCGCGACCGTGGCGGCGTCCAGGCCGGGCGTAGCGTCGGTGACCGTGGTGATGCCGTATCCGGCCAGTCGTCGGCCCAGGTCGGCCAGCGAGGGCGGGGCACCGGGCGGCAGGCGACCGCGCAGCCAGGCGTCCGCCCGCCACAGCCGTCCGGTCGGGCGGCCGTCGGCGTCCCGTTCCACCCCGGCGTGATCGGCCGTGGCCAGGCCGACGGCCGCGACAGCACGGGAGTTGAGCATCCACAGCGCGCCGCTGCGGTGCTGCACCCTCACCGGCACGTCAGCGCGCAGCGCGTCCAGCCGGGCCGCGTCCAACTCGCCCGCCACGGATTCGTGGTAGCGCACCCCCCGGACCCAGCCGTGCCGGTCGGGGCCGGTGCGGTGCAGGGCCCGCGCCAGCCCCTGCGCGTCGTGGACCGTGGCCGGGTCGCACGCGGCGGAGGCGAGGTCCGCCGCGGTGGCGAACAGGTGCAGGTGATGGTCCGTCAACCCGGGCAGCAGCGCTCCACCGTGCGCCTGGAGCTCGTGCTCCGCACCGCCCGCGCGCGGCAGGGCGCGGCCCGTCTCCAGCACCCGGCCGCGTCCGATCCGCACATCCAGGAGCTCTCCGTCGATCTCCGCGCCGCGGATGAGCAGGCCGGTCATGGTACGGCGATCCCGAGCCGGCGCAGCACCGCACCAGTGTCCGCGCCCAGCATCGGCGCGGCACCGGCGGGCGTGCGGGCCACCGGCGCCGCCACCGGGACCAGGCCCGCGCCGGTGTCCACCTGCCAGCCGTCACCGCCGCCGGAGGGCAGCGCGCGCGCCGTGGGGGCCGTATGCGCGCGTACCGTCGCCGCCACCACATCGGCCATCGCCACCTCCCACAGCACTCCGCCACCGCCCTCGGGTTCGGACATCGCCAGCGCGGCGGCCGTCAGACCGGTCAGCGGGTCGGCGATCGCGTCCCCGCAGAAGACCGGCGTTCCCTGGTCGTCGGTGGCCAGCAGGCCGCCTGCCGCGGCCACGTCGTCGCCGAACCCCACCCGGTCCACGGACCGGCCGTAGGCGGTGATCGACACCCAGGTGCAGCCGCGCTCCACCTCGGCCGCCGCGTCCAGGCCGAACCGGGCCAGGGCCCGGGGGCGGGAGGCCTCGACGACCACGTCCGCGGCGCGCACCAGCGCGTGCAGCGCCGCTCGGCCGGCCCGGTCGGCCGGGTCCAGTGCCACCGCGCGGTGCCCGGCGTGCAGCAGGTCGTAGAAGGCCCGGTTGCCGAACCTCGCACCGTCCGGACGCGAGGGCACCTCGACCTTGACCACCTCCGCCCCGGCCAGCCCCAGCAGGTGCGCGCACAGCGGACCGGCCCACAGTGCGCTGAAGTCGACGACCAGCATGCCGCGCACCGAGCGGGGCCGGCCAGGGCGCGGCACGCGTACGGCATCCGCCTCCAGCCCCCCGCCCGGCCACCCGCGTACCGCCCCGGCCGCCAGTCCCAGCAGCGCCACCCGCTCCTCCAGCTCGGCCGTGCT
Encoded proteins:
- a CDS encoding DUF6083 domain-containing protein, whose protein sequence is MTATSPSHLLRAGQHGGCRQCGNRIDLYPRTDQRPIALHPAELAAAHVPESCRWHLSGGIAHPHGDGSAWCRIPHAVLCPRRTPTCRMSPCLKALCRQLAVRTRRLTDTGAFTPALPAGGAPAADTDIPDRPVVQMLLCRYLAERPVEGLRCVAQTRHRHRCMNPVLASTGPAGTWRLLPTGPQRGQLALSDTPQPGPPTALSAGLYPRPPAASPLRWSGRLAVAVRAGWVVTAQRAKSTSRCGSYVSGQVRVHGRSTRRSADALGQVRRDAGQVLRADLPALFQ
- a CDS encoding CoA transferase, which produces MVTWSPQSATAAAGAWARSGVMWLTGHAGGTPLVPMGEAAALAARLATHIGRAGVEAGRPVRVDGGRLLAERAALTGATRRGRVSVGGGCRLLPTADGWAAVSCIRPDDPLLWSALIGHELDEWLPRRLAAWLAAHSTAELEERVALLGLAAGAVRGWPGGGLEADAVRVPRPGRPRSVRGMLVVDFSALWAGPLCAHLLGLAGAEVVKVEVPSRPDGARFGNRAFYDLLHAGHRAVALDPADRAGRAALHALVRAADVVVEASRPRALARFGLDAAAEVERGCTWVSITAYGRSVDRVGFGDDVAAAGGLLATDDQGTPVFCGDAIADPLTGLTAAALAMSEPEGGGGVLWEVAMADVVAATVRAHTAPTARALPSGGGDGWQVDTGAGLVPVAAPVARTPAGAAPMLGADTGAVLRRLGIAVP
- a CDS encoding amidohydrolase family protein yields the protein MTGLLIRGAEIDGELLDVRIGRGRVLETGRALPRAGGAEHELQAHGGALLPGLTDHHLHLFATAADLASAACDPATVHDAQGLARALHRTGPDRHGWVRGVRYHESVAGELDAARLDALRADVPVRVQHRSGALWMLNSRAVAAVGLATADHAGVERDADGRPTGRLWRADAWLRGRLPPGAPPSLADLGRRLAGYGITTVTDATPGLDAATVAAVSEAMARQELPQRVHLLGAPLTGSPPERSGPRSGPWKIVIADSALPGFDELAEAVEAAHRTGRPVAVHCVTREAILLLLAVLEEVGTLPGDRLEHASLTPCEVLPALRRLGLRVVTQPGFLTDRGDDYRRGTPADEHGDLYRCASLRAAGIPVGLSSDAPYGPIDPWAVMRAAVQRRTGSGTVLGSGERLTPAQALKGYLSTARRPGDSPQRIRPGTPADLVLLRAPVAQALALLDAELVRLVLIGGRPVAGDDTVPAQDA
- a CDS encoding TetR/AcrR family transcriptional regulator; the encoded protein is MSNEQPPTRASAIAQRSEATRAALLEAARRLFVTKGYFNTGTEEIVAEAGVGTRGALYHHFNGKKALFHAVFEAVETELLTAASGADQIGSAAEQLRSGLLGFLDAAASHRDVQQILLIDGPAVLGWQQWRTLEEKYGLGAIRTLLERAVTEGTIAPQPLDALAHILLAALDEAALYIANAPDPDTAKEESATAMERLLRGISA
- a CDS encoding limonene-1,2-epoxide hydrolase family protein; the encoded protein is MSTNTTLVSEFCDLMVKRDAEVLRRFFTADAVYHNVGMPPAVGVDAIVENLAQQMTAFPDSYEYRMVNLAGDGDVVLTERVDMIRTPDGIKHGVPVMGTFVITGGKISRWTDYFDTALLVKMNTGEDYSALVPQSS